attttaaacataaaagcCTTAATTTCTTTCAGTACATTGAGatattatactccctctgttcctaaatATAAGTTGTTTTAGTAGTACacacttattaaaaaattattttttagctaaaaagtatcattaaaattataaactaaaaactcctcaaccaattataaaatagaactattaaatttgatttgttacacagtttttgataaacttAAAGTTATCTAGAAAGATGagaacatcttatatattaatattggagcataaaaattattctaaacatcttatattacAGAACAGAGGTAGTATATGACTAACCACAATAGTGCTTTCACTGaatctaaaattatataacCCGCATTAATGGGGGTGATTAGATGGGGGAATTtagcaaaaattaatataataatgagTGGGATCTATACAAAAATTAAGCACTTGTGCTTCTTCTGCCTAATTAAGCGCCGGTGTTAACCCTATTTCGTGGGCTCCACTGACACGTGACGGTCTGTGAttggttcgtttttaattttttttttttttaaatcagagaaaaaaccaaaaaaaacaaaaattaaggtTAACTGTGCGCTGAGCCAAGCTTCTTCATCGTCGGTTACTATTGTGCGGTGACAGTATCTCTAGCTCTGCCACGTGTGAAAAATCTTGTCCACTTACCATCACTTCTGCTACTGTTTCCTTTGCGGCTGCTACTTCTACAAGTGGTAGTGATAATGATACATTAATGGAGACTGACGCTGGATTGATCTCTCGCCGGAAAAAACATCCGTTTTACCGGGGGATCCGTTGCCGGAGCGGAAAATGGGTCTCCGAGATCCGAGAGCCTAAGAAGACAACACGTGTCTGGCTCGGGACTTATTCGACGCCTGAGATGGCTGCCGCTGCCTATGACGTTGCGGCTTTAGCTCTTAAAGGCGGAGAGGCGGTCTTAAACTTCCCCGAGTCCATCGGGAGTTACCCTCTTCCGGTTTCCTCTTCAGCAGCTCATATCCGAACCGCTGCGGCTAAGGCGGCTGCTACGGTTGGTGCTGCGGCTGCGGCTGCGGTCAATGCGGCTATGAAGGGAGGTGAAAAGAAGGAAGAGAAAGTTTGCGATGGGGCGGGATCTTCAGCTGTGGAGTTTGTGGATGAAGAAGAGCTATTGAACATGCCTGGTTTGCTAGAGGATATGGCCAAGGGGATGATGGTGGCTCCGCCGTGGATGGGATGTCCTCCATCGGATGATTCTCCAGAGAATTCTGACGGAGAGAGCTTGTGGAGTTATTGATTTGTGTTGAaatct
This genomic stretch from Brassica napus cultivar Da-Ae chromosome C9, Da-Ae, whole genome shotgun sequence harbors:
- the LOC111213867 gene encoding ethylene-responsive transcription factor ERF026-like → METDAGLISRRKKHPFYRGIRCRSGKWVSEIREPKKTTRVWLGTYSTPEMAAAAYDVAALALKGGEAVLNFPESIGSYPLPVSSSAAHIRTAAAKAAATVGAAAAAAVNAAMKGGEKKEEKVCDGAGSSAVEFVDEEELLNMPGLLEDMAKGMMVAPPWMGCPPSDDSPENSDGESLWSY